AGACGACGGTGGCCGGCCCCTCGGCGCCCACGGCCCAGGCCACTTCCGCGGCGAACGAGCTCGGCACGAAGTGGTTGTAGAGGTGCTGCGGCGCGTAGGTGTGGTCGACCAGGTCGAGCCGGCCGTCATTGCTGACCACGCGGTACTCGTCGTCGAGACCGGTGGTCGCGCCGACCGCGCTGCCGATGGTGACACCGGTGCGGTGCGGGTCGAACCCGGCGAGGTCGAGCCCGGAGTCGGCGACCGCCTCGCGTGCGGTGACCACGCCGAACTGGGCGGCGCGGTCCATGCGGCGGATGTCCTGCGGGGTCAGCCCGTGCGACGCGGGGTCGAAGTCGGCTTCGGCGGCGATTCTGGAACGGAAGGAGGAGGGGTCGAAGAAGGTGATTCCCCGAGTCGCTGTGCGTCCTTCGCTCAGCAGACTCCAGAAACTCTTGGCGCCGATACCGCCCGGCGCGAGCACTCCCAGCCCTGTGATGACTACCCGGCGGCCCACTAGCGGTGGCCTCCCTTCGTGTTGGTGTGGAACGGCATCACTGAGCAGCCGTCCAGTGGTAGAAACGGTTGGCCATGGCATCGGCCGGCGACCGCCAGGTCGCCGGGTCGTACGCCTCGATGAACGGCTTGAGGTCCTGACTGATCCCGACGAACCGAGGGTCGGTCTTGGCCGCCTCGATCAGCTCTCCGCCGTTCTCGCCGTCGAAGTCCTGCAGGTGGAAGTACAGGCCCTGGTACGAGAACAGCTGGCGGCGCCGGGTGCCCATGCGGTGCGGCATCTCGCTGCGGTCGAACTCGCCGAAGAGACCTGCGACCTCGGCGGCGGACTGGACGTCCATCCGGGCCACGATCAGGGTGCTGTGCATGTCTTCTCTCTTCCGTGGGTGGGCGGCTGTTCGCGGTTCAGCGGGCGGACACGGGGCTGAACAGGCGGACGAAGTCCGCCACCCCGTCGGTGATTAGCGCGTCGGTCTCGAAGTCCGCGAGTGGGAGCGCGCCGTGGAACGACCGCTGCACGGCCTGGCCCGCGACGAGCTGGATGAAGCGGCCTGCGGCGTGGTCGGCGTCGGCGATGTCGAGGAGGCCCTCGTCGGAGATGCGGCTCAGTCGGCGGGCCAGCTCGCGCTGGGCCTGGCGCGGCCCGGCGACCTGCCACATCTCCAGTACTCCGGCCGGAAGCCGGGTGACCTCGCCGCCGAGGTGCCGCACGATGGCGAAGTGCTCGGGGAAGTCGGTCAGCGGCGTCAGCCAGGCGCGGCCCAGCGAGGCGAGGTCCTGCTCCAGGTCGGTGACCTGGCTCAGGTGGTTCTCGGCGATGACCGTCAGCGCGGCGGCGACGGTGGCGGCACTGTCCAGCAGGACGGAGAGCAGCAGCTGCTCCTTGTCCTTGAAGTAGTGCTCGACCATG
This is a stretch of genomic DNA from Streptomyces sp. NBC_00237. It encodes these proteins:
- a CDS encoding TcmI family type II polyketide cyclase yields the protein MHSTLIVARMDVQSAAEVAGLFGEFDRSEMPHRMGTRRRQLFSYQGLYFHLQDFDGENGGELIEAAKTDPRFVGISQDLKPFIEAYDPATWRSPADAMANRFYHWTAAQ
- a CDS encoding TetR/AcrR family transcriptional regulator yields the protein MATPQATITRVQAGPAEERRAVVAAARTVFAREGWTHTTIEAIAAEVGLEQAMVEHYFKDKEQLLLSVLLDSAATVAAALTVIAENHLSQVTDLEQDLASLGRAWLTPLTDFPEHFAIVRHLGGEVTRLPAGVLEMWQVAGPRQAQRELARRLSRISDEGLLDIADADHAAGRFIQLVAGQAVQRSFHGALPLADFETDALITDGVADFVRLFSPVSAR